The DNA window GAGATTATTGCGCTGGCTCGCCGCATCGGCACCTATGATATCTCCATCGAAGAGTATTGTGATATCTGTTCATTCCTGATTGCCAAACATCCGCAAACGCATGGTCGTCGTGATCGCGTGGCTGAGCTTGAGAGCCTGCTACCGTTGGAAGGGTTAGAGTACCCAACCCGCACAATCTGGTTTGATGGCGGCCATGAGCAGGTTGACGACAAGGCTTCTAACCCTGCATGAGTGAAAAGATGAGTCGGCTCAAACGCACTGTTGGGCTGTTTCTCTTCTGGGCCTCATGGCTGTTATGGGGCTTAATGCTGCTTATCCCCTTTCTGCTGGATGCCGATGCTACTACAATCACAGTGACGGCTACCGCGCTTCTGGTTGCTGCCGAGGTTAGCTTTGCCGTCAGTCTGTTACTGTTGGGGCGCCCGTTTTATCGTGTTTTTAAGGATAAGGTGAAAACCCTATGGGGCAGAATCAGGGGCCGGGAGAAGGCTGAAGTGGAATCCCTTGATTAGGGTCTAATCTATTTGCTCTTTTTTTGATCCTCAGAAGGAGCCGGATTCTCTCTCACTCTGCGTGAGATGTTCTTCTCACTGCTGCTGAATTTAAAACGCCCGGAGAGGGTGCACCCCTTCATGCCGGGATCACACTTTTTACCCGCCACGCGTTGACACTCACCTTCAACCTCGTGCGGGCAGCCCCAACCACTCATGCGTCGCTCTGTTTCCTTGAACGTACAAATTTCACAATCAGCAGGATGCAGGGCAGCAGGTGCCAGAAGAGATCGAAGATATCCAGAGGTTTGGCGAGCGTGCCATCAGCCAGCATCTTCAGTTTTTCAGTGAGATGCGGTTCCGGTTGAAATGGCAACAGGGCCATAAGCACGGCAATGCCGATCAGAACAAGGTAAGAGATTTCATCCAGCCATTTCATTATTGTCTCCACTAACAAATTTTCTGTAATCGGCAGTTAATGCCTCGACGGCAAGCTGGTAGAAACGTTCACCATCTGCAACGGTGGCCAGGGCAGGATTGGAACCAATGCGTCCGTCAGGGAATTTAAGCCGGTAATCGGCAGCATCGTAGATCTCGCCATTAGGGGCTATTTCAGGCGTCATGGCTACATCTTTGACCGCTTCCGGATGGGCGAAATAACTTAAGGCAACTTCACTGACCGTGGCATGATGCCCTTCAGCCTCACCGTAGAGTTTGGCTGCAAGCTCAGTGATAGCATCATTGCGCCACCAGTTAGCCAGCCGGCAGCGCGGGGCGGGCCCGGTAGTTTTTCCTGCGGCATGATAAACCTCACAGAAAGCGCTGGTGACTGGCGGGATATTGCCGCCATGACCATTGATGAAATAGAAGTGGCTAAAACCGTGCTGCCGCAGTGATGTGATCACATCGGTAACCAGATGAATCAGTGTGGACGGCCTGAGAGTTACTGTGCCGGCGAAGGCCATGTGGTGCTGTGCCATGCCGTAGTTGATGGTCGGGGCAACCAGCACATTCATCTTCTCTTCCATGCCTGCAGCAATGCGGGTCGGACAGATCGCATCGGTGCCGATCAGGCCGTTGGGGCCATGCTGTTCGGTCGAACCGATAGGGATAATGATGCCGGTAGCGTGTTCGAGATATGCCTCGACCTCTTGCCATGTGCTCAGTGCAAGTTGCATGGTCTCCTCCAGAATAAAAGTAGAGCCGATAAACTAGTTGAATCTGGAGTTTTTTCGAGCCCACTACGCAAATGGCTGAAAATGGTCTAGACTATTGATGTACAGTGTAGGGGAGAGATATGTCTGATATTCGTATTGTAAAGCAGGACATTACCACACTTCAAGTGGATGCCATCGTTAACGCAGCCAACAATAGTCTGCTTGGAGGCGGTGGAGTAGATGGTGCAATTCACCGAATGGCAGGCCCTGAATTGCTGGATGCTTGCAGGAAAATAGGTGGCTGTATTACCGGCGATGTGAAGTTAACCCGAGGTTATAATCTGCCGGCCAAATGGGTGATCCATACTGTTGGGCCAGTCTGGCAGGGCGGGATTTACGGTGAGCCGGAGCTGCTGGCAAGCTGTTATCAGAGTGCACTGGAGCTGGCCGTTAGTAAGGGAATGGAGTCGATCGCTTTTCCTGCCATCGCTACCGGGGCATTTGGTTATCCAGCTCAGAAAGCTGCCAGAGTGGCAGTTCGGGAGATTCTCAACTTCCAGAAAAATCATGATGAACCAAAAGAGATTGTTCTGGCCTGCTTCGATAGTGAGATGGCGGCGATTTACAGGGATATACTTACCTGAGTGCCTCATCTTCCTTAACCTTCTTGCGGCCGGTAAGCATGGCACGTGGCAGGTTTTCGCCGTGCAGCAGGCTGGAGATAATAACACCGGCAATATGCACAAAGATCAGCATCAGCATCAGGTTGACAGTGAACTCGTGCACCTCTTCCCAGAACTCTCCTCCGCCGCGACCACCGTTCCAGCTGCCGTGGTGGTCATCGGCATGGGCGCTGCTCACCTCAAGCGATATATTGGCCAGTGGACCTTTGCCCTCAGCGGCGTAGGTCTCCAGTCCAGTCCAGGTGATCAGGGATAGTGCTACCAGCATGATGATCACCATGAGACCGCCAGCCGGGTTATGGCCGATATAGTGTTTGGGGTGTCGGCTCATCAGGCTTTTAAGATAGGCTTTGACCTCGGAGGGGCGGCATATGAAGTTGGAGAAGCGGGCATATTTTGTGCCGATGATCCCCCAGACAAGGCGGAAGCCAATCAGGGCTGCAATGGCATATCCGATCAGGGCATGCATGGTCTCCAGATCACCTTCCCCGGTGAGATAGGCGAGGATAAAAAAGAGTACCAGCGACCAGTGAAACAGGCGCACAAGAATATCCCATACCTTGATTGTTTGCTGCATGTGAATACCCCCTGAAATAAGCGCGAACGATAGTTTGGCAACACTTAAGCGGGGATGAACTGTTTCTCACTGTTTTTTAATTATTCAACCGGGCTTTCCACTTTTATAAGTTTTTGCTTAGAGTGCGGCCATGAATAATGCAATTGGACTCTTTCTCGTATTTGGAATTCTTGTCGCTGTGGTTGTTGCAACCAACTGGCAGGATAAGACAGGCAGAAAACTTACTGAATTCGCATGGTATCGCATCGCCAAAAAGATAGTGCTCGGTATTCTTATCCTGGGTGCTGCCAGTGTCCTTCTTCTCTCCATTTATGGTGCAGCCACACTCTGATCACCGGGCTCATCGCCTCTGTTTCATTTTGTTAAAGTAGTAAACGGTCTGACTTCTACAGCTCTGATATGAATTGAGTGATCAGTGGGGTAGGCCTATCAGCTTGAAAATCACAAAGCTGACAATCAGGCAAGCCGCAATCAGAAACCATGCTGCCCAGGCCGGTGGGCCTAAGAATGCTGCAGTCATGCAGAGTGGTGCCAATGGTCCGGGATGTTTAAACATCATTTTACACGACAGTAAAAGGAGACGGCTGCATAGCCGCCCGAAGGGTGGAGCCCATGGATGGGTGACATCATATACACCTCTTACTCCTAGTATATCGCACTTTTCTAAAAACAGTTAAGAAAACTTCGATTTCAGCATCATTTTACAGGAGCAAGCGGTGCTGTCCCACCGCGCGATAGAGTTAATAATAGAACCACGGCTACACAGCCGACCGAAGGGTGGAGCCCATGGACGGGCGACATGACTTTTTGAGTTTGCTTTAATTATTCAGGTTGTCTGACTAGTTTGGCTTCATGGAAATTGCCGCGAACTTTGATCTGCTGAATGCCAATGGTTTGAACATGCAGGCGGTGTTTAACCTTTGCGAGCTTCCGGAAGCGATGCAGGCGACGCTTGCCGAGCAGGTGGCCGGTTATACCAATTACAGTCAGCTGATTCTTATCGGCCACGGTGGCAGAGAGATGTGGGAGTCGGTTCAAGCTTCTGAATTCAGGGGTGCAACTGATCCAATCGATTGCTTTTCGGTTGATCGGGTAGCGCAGTGGCTGGCTGAAACTCACCCTGAAGCAGCATATGAGATTATCTATCCGGCTTCACAGCGCATTGTGCCGCTGCAGGCGCTGGGAGGGCTGGCTGGATGGCATCATGCCTCCCCGTTTCGCATCGGTATCAATCAGACATGGGGTTCATGGTTCGCCTATAGGGTGGCAGTATTAGCAGACACGGATCTTAATCCGACTATAAACGTAGCGCTCGGTTCGCCATGCCTTAGCTGTAGCGACAAGGCGTGTATAACAGCTTGTCCAGCGGATGCTTTGGCCGACAGCAAGTTCTCCTTGCAGCGCTGTGTCGATTATCGCCTGCAGGAAGAGTCCAGCTGCAAAAAGCAGTGCCTCTCCCGCCTGTCCTGCCCTGTAGCAACTGAGCATCGTTACACACTGGAGCAGATCAACTACCATTACGGCCGCTCCATGCAGAGCATTGAGGAGTATTACCGATGACCAATAACGATATCCTGCGCCGAATCCGCTACGCCTTCGACTTTGACGATTCAAAGATGATGGCCCTGTTTGGGCAGGCCGATCTGAAGGTTTCGCGTGAGCAGATCAGTGCCTGGTTAAAGAAGGATGATGATCCCGCTTTTGTCGAGTGCAGTGAGAGTGAACTGGCGCTATTTCTCGATGGTTTGATTAATGACAGGCGCGGTAAAAAAGAGGGGCTGCAGCCCAAGCCGGATCTGCGGCTGAATAATAATATTATCTTCAGAAAACTAAGGATCGCGCTGAATCTGAAAGATGAAGGTGTTCTGGAGCTGTTGGCGCTGGCGGGTTTCCCCATTACCAAACCAGAGCTGAGTGCGCTGTTTCGCAAGCCGGACAACAGACATTTTCGAGTCTGCAAAGATCAGATCTTGCGCAATTTCATCAAGGGCGTGCAGCTGAAATACCGACCCGACAAAACGCCGAAAAAAACGGCTGAAAAAGCAGCGGAAAAACCAGCCATAGAGAACTTTAGCTGGTCAAAATAGAGGTTGCATCATCGCATCCTATCAACGGTTAACATGAATTAACTCTCAATCATGAGCCACAGCAGCTATAGTACGCGGCTGGGTTGATTTATTTTTTATACCCGACATTGAACCATACAGGATAATCCATTGAGCAACGCACCTTTTTCAACACTAAACATGCAAGCCGATCTGCTGCAGAACCTCTCTTCTCTTGGTTATGATCAAATGACGCCGATTCAGGCAGAGAGTCTGCCACATATTTTGGCGGGCAGGGATGTGATCGGGCAGGGCAAAACCGGCTCGGGTAAAACTGCTGCATTCGGCCTTGGGCTTCTGAACAGGCTGGATGTGAAACGGCTGCATGTGCAGTCGCTGGTACTGTGCCCTACACGCGAGCTGGCCGATCAGGTCTCTAAAGAGATTCGCAGGCTGGCACGCACGGTTGCGAACATCAAAGTGCTCACCCTCTGCGGTGGCATGCCGTTCGGCCCTCAGATCGGTTCACTGGAGTATGGGGCTCATATTATTGTTGGCACCCCCGGCCGCATCGAAGATCATCTCGGGCGCGGTACGCTGAAGCTGGATCGGGTGACAGCGCTGGTACTTGATGAAGCTGATCGCATGCTGGAGATGGGTTTTCAGGCCTCGGTCGATGCCATCGTGGCCCAGATTCCCAAGCAGCGCCAGACACTGCTGTTCAGTGCTACCTTCCCGGATAAGATCAAAGCCATCTCTAATCGAATCATGATCAAGCCGGTGATGGTGCAGGTGGAGTCCACACACGATAGCAGCACGATTTCACAACACTTTTATCAG is part of the Mariprofundus sp. NF genome and encodes:
- a CDS encoding creatininase family protein yields the protein MQLALSTWQEVEAYLEHATGIIIPIGSTEQHGPNGLIGTDAICPTRIAAGMEEKMNVLVAPTINYGMAQHHMAFAGTVTLRPSTLIHLVTDVITSLRQHGFSHFYFINGHGGNIPPVTSAFCEVYHAAGKTTGPAPRCRLANWWRNDAITELAAKLYGEAEGHHATVSEVALSYFAHPEAVKDVAMTPEIAPNGEIYDAADYRLKFPDGRIGSNPALATVADGERFYQLAVEALTADYRKFVSGDNNEMAG
- a CDS encoding O-acetyl-ADP-ribose deacetylase gives rise to the protein MSDIRIVKQDITTLQVDAIVNAANNSLLGGGGVDGAIHRMAGPELLDACRKIGGCITGDVKLTRGYNLPAKWVIHTVGPVWQGGIYGEPELLASCYQSALELAVSKGMESIAFPAIATGAFGYPAQKAARVAVREILNFQKNHDEPKEIVLACFDSEMAAIYRDILT
- a CDS encoding cytochrome b/b6 domain-containing protein, producing the protein MQQTIKVWDILVRLFHWSLVLFFILAYLTGEGDLETMHALIGYAIAALIGFRLVWGIIGTKYARFSNFICRPSEVKAYLKSLMSRHPKHYIGHNPAGGLMVIIMLVALSLITWTGLETYAAEGKGPLANISLEVSSAHADDHHGSWNGGRGGGEFWEEVHEFTVNLMLMLIFVHIAGVIISSLLHGENLPRAMLTGRKKVKEDEALR
- a CDS encoding DUF1456 family protein; this encodes MTNNDILRRIRYAFDFDDSKMMALFGQADLKVSREQISAWLKKDDDPAFVECSESELALFLDGLINDRRGKKEGLQPKPDLRLNNNIIFRKLRIALNLKDEGVLELLALAGFPITKPELSALFRKPDNRHFRVCKDQILRNFIKGVQLKYRPDKTPKKTAEKAAEKPAIENFSWSK